A segment of the Atribacteraceae bacterium genome:
TGGGTATTATCGCCTGGCAGGAAGGACGGTTGGAACCGGCCCTGATTTCCTTTGTTTTTCTCTTTTCCGTTCTCGGATTTCTCCCCTTCAATTTCCCGCCGGCTAAAGTCTTTCTGGGTGACGGGGGGGCGCTGCTCCTCGGATCGGTATTAGCCCTGATCTCCGTCCAGGGGGCGGTGAAAAGCGCCGCGACTTTTACCCTGGCTGCACCCATCCTGGTACTCGGGGTTCCCATCTCCGACACCCTGTTTGCCATCATCCGGCGGAAGCGCAATGGACTGCCGATCATGTTTCCCGACCGGGGACACCTGCACCATCGATTGCTCGAACGAGGTTACAGCCAAACCCGAGTAGTGCTGACCGTTTATGGCATCAGCGCCGCATTCGGCTTGGTGGCGATTCTGATTGACCGATTTCTCACGTCGAGCACCTATTCTCTGTTACTTTTTCTGGCTCTCTTCGTTTTGCTCTGGCGATGGGGGAAAAACCTCGGTTTGACCGAGCTTTCCCGGAATGACCGTTCCCTTGACGAAGGATAAGATATTTTTCATTCTGGGCACCCGGCCGGAAGTGGTCAAGTTGGCTCCGGTAATCCGGCGGTTTCAGTCCAGTCAGCATTTCGGGGTCATTGTAGTCAATACCGGCCAGCATCGGGAGTTGGCGCAAAGTTTT
Coding sequences within it:
- a CDS encoding MraY family glycosyltransferase, encoding MSFVYLFFILAFCLTAGLTPLVIFYCQRVKQYDLPDGKRKIHRRPISRLGGLAVFASFLISSSLASSVVGFSFPGIQIAGLVLIFATGFLDDLRTLSPYLKLGGQLAGVLCLMNGGALIQFFTLPWDNILYLGIWGYPLTVLWFIGIINALNLIDGMDGLSGGIASIAALTLGIIAWQEGRLEPALISFVFLFSVLGFLPFNFPPAKVFLGDGGALLLGSVLALISVQGAVKSAATFTLAAPILVLGVPISDTLFAIIRRKRNGLPIMFPDRGHLHHRLLERGYSQTRVVLTVYGISAAFGLVAILIDRFLTSSTYSLLLFLALFVLLWRWGKNLGLTELSRNDRSLDEG